The Jaculus jaculus isolate mJacJac1 chromosome 3, mJacJac1.mat.Y.cur, whole genome shotgun sequence genome includes the window ATGCTTAAAGTGACTGGGTAAGCATAGATCACCTACACACTGTTCATATAGGACAAGAAGCCTGGCCTTCAGGATTAAACAAAAATAGTGTGCAAGACAAGCTTTCATTCCTCATGTAAACTGAAACCAGTACATTGACTGCCCCTCACCCCAAATATCATAGGTAAAATTCTATTCCAAAATACCACTTCTTTCTAAGTTTATGATTTTTAAGCAGTTGGACCTAATTATATATTCCTACCCAATGATTTTATATTTCTAACACACAAATGGGCCAGCTCAACCATGGTCAATCAATACTAGCATTTCATGAACATCTTGTAAATagaattcaattttaaaatgtgaaaactaAACACAGAACTCTCATGCTCTTATCCAACCTCAAAAATCAACTTATGAATAAACACAAAGTTCATCATGAACAACATTTATTACAGTAGAattacacaaggtggtacatgcatctggagtttgtttccagtggccaaaagccctggtgtgcccattctttctatctgcctctttttctttctcaaataaataaattaaaaattatttatttgcaagcagagagagactgacaacacacacacacacacacacacacacacacacacacacacacaaaatatatgaatgagaatgggcacactagggccactagtctttgcaaatgaactctagatgcatgcatcactttgtgcatatggctttatgtgggtactgtagaataaaacgtgggttgttagactttgcaggcaagtgccatctctccaaccccattcaAGTAATTTTTAAAGGACTTACCTGCATTGCAGGCTGTGCATAGAAGGTGTATTTTAAACCTTTGTGATTATCCAGCATATTGTATAGTAAGCAGAACACATACATTAACTGTGTACACATTGTGTTGAGCTCTGGAAGTCACCCTCTTCATCAATGTTGGTGAATCACCCTTTACCATATGAAACAGACAACATGTTGTGGGGTGAGGCCATGAATGAATTATCAGAACATTAACTTACAAAAAAAATGAACTAGTTTGGTGTGgcgctcatgcctataatctcagcacacttAATAgactgagataagaggattgctgtgacattgaggtcagcctggcctacatatagtgagttcctggtcagtctCTGGTAAAGTGAGACATTTCCTCAAAACATGAACTAAATGAGAAAATGAGTGACTTTTTACTTATAAGGGCTAACAATAATCAGTGGAAGTGAGTGGTGAAGAGTGGAGGCAGGCTCAACATGGTCAATGCTCATTGATTTATAAACAAATAGTGAGGGAGATCCTACAGCTGTGCGTGCTATCGGGGAAAATTTTCTATCCTTCATCTAAGCCCACACATACAGATAGTCTCCCTGCAAGCAGCTCTCATGTGGGCAGAAAACAGGACACACCCCAGAATCAGCCATGTGCTCTTATACAGGCAGTAAAATCAAGACACATTTATTTATACTTTAGAAAGCAAACAGACTCTCAACAAAGAATAGTTAGGAAACTtgaagtgttttattttgtactgttttccttttttagaaAAAAGTGTAAGTCATCACTGATTCATCTGTATAAATAGTTTTCCTAGCAATGGTAATTAACTTTTAACTTCCCATTCAAAAACTCCACAACTTCAAGTATTTGAAATGCACTTAAAATTTCCCCtggttttattatatataatacattctCATAATGATTAGCTGACTTACAAGTtgaagaatttcttttaaaacaaagttcAAAATCTTTGCTAGTATATGTAAAGATAAATTGTCATCCTCTTAGTCAGTATCCATTTCACCAATGATATTTTTCCTGAAGTACAGAACATAGtcggggggtgtgtgtgtgtgcacatacctgTACCATTCAGATCAAAGCacaaaatgtcatttaaaaacaaaatacctaaGGCATACCTGACACACTTTCATGTCAATTTCCCTAGCTGCTGAAAATTGGCTCTCAAGGATCTGACTCTCCACTTGTCCCATACCAGTAATCTTTTTGGCCCTGTCCCACTGAACCCATCTCTGCAGGGTAGCTGCTCTGTGTCACTTGTCATGCAAACTGCAGTTGGATATCCTGGGCTTCACATGCAATTCCAGAAACTCAAATGACACTACATGGACTCCctctaaatctttttatttttaaacacagtTTGGCAAATATCCCAAATGAAATAATTCAGCTCTAAGTTAAAAATATCAAGCAGAGATAGAACTAAGTGCAACTGTGACTCTGGGCTGCCTAGGGGTTCTGGAGAGCTTAGGAATGGAAAACCCAATTGTCTCAGGCTAAAGGGCTGCAGATATCTGTTGCCCTATTACAACAGAATAGTTTCTGCAGAGATACAAGAGTCCAACAGTCTTGGGGCTGCTGTGAGTATCTTAAAAGACCTTAATTCCTGCCCCCTCTCAATCTCAGAAACACTATAACCCATGGTGTCAACAGCAAGCATTAAACACAGACACCTGTTCCATCTTTTCCCTCCGGGGACTCAAGCACTTTCAATGTCAGGTTTTCAAATCCTGCTGATTGGAACTGAACTTTGGTTTAAGTTTCTAGAAAAAAAGGGTTTTATGAAGAAACCACGGCTAGATGGCCAAGTCACCCGGTTTGGCCCGCCTGTTACTGGCCTTACTGGACCTTCCAGGGTCCAGAAGAAGCAAAGGCGGATTGTGCATTTCCACTGTAGTGGCCAgtgcctgctcctcctcctcctccggtgTTACTGCCAAGGCACTCTCCTCCAAGCTGCTGCCACTACCGTCCCCTGGAGTGTCCTCACCACCTAAAGGGCTGAACGCTGCTGGGAAGGCCTTGCTGCCCAGAGTCTGCTGTTCAGCTGCTGGGCTGGCCCAGTTCTGCTCGGTCATCAGCAGGTTGTGCTTGCCAGGGTGACCTTCACCTTGTGCCTCCTTCAGGGATACCACTGTAAAatctgctgctggtggtggggtCCCAGGATACTTAGTAGCCCTTGACTGTCCTGGGGAGCAACCAGGGTGTGTGCAGTAAGGCAGAAATCCAGTGGAGACGCTGGGTGGGCCAGGGTGTGAGACCCGTGGTAGGGGGTCCAAGGCCATGCTCCTGACTTCTGAAGCTTCTGGGCTGAAGTGGTTAGTCACACCTTGCTTGAGCTTCTTCCAGCCTAGGTGGTAGATCTCCAGCATGTTGAGCACCAGCGATGCACAGGCCACAGCCAGCATGAAGATGACAAATATGGTCTTCTCTGTAGGCCTGGAGATAAAGCAGTCCACAGTGTTGGGGCAGGGCCAGCGGTCGCAGCGATATAGAGGCTGAAGCTGGAAGCCATACAGAAAGTACTGACCTGCAATGAAGCCCACCTCAAAGAGTGTCTTGAAGATTATGTTGAAGACGTATGTCCTCAGCAGCGCCCCCCTGATGCGCACCTTGCCCCTGTCATCGCGCACAGGTATGCCCCCTATGCGAAGTGGTTCATGGCTGTGCTGTGggttctcttccctctctctcttcttctcctccatGCGCACGATATGCAGCACGTGGCCCAGGTAGATGAGTGTGGGCGTAGACACAAAGATGATCTGTAGTGCCCAGAAGCGAATGTGGGAGATGGGGAAAGCGCGGTCGTAGCAGACGTTCTCACAACCAGGCTGCTGTGTGTTGCAAGTGAAGTCCGACTGTTCGTCACCCCACACTTCCTCAGCCGCTGCCCCCAGCACCAGGATGCGGAAGATGAACAGCACCGTCAGCCACACCTTGCCGATCACAGTGGAGTGCTCCTGCGCGTTCTCCAGCA containing:
- the Gja3 gene encoding gap junction alpha-3 protein, whose translation is MGDWSFLGRLLENAQEHSTVIGKVWLTVLFIFRILVLGAAAEEVWGDEQSDFTCNTQQPGCENVCYDRAFPISHIRFWALQIIFVSTPTLIYLGHVLHIVRMEEKKREREENPQHSHEPLRIGGIPVRDDRGKVRIRGALLRTYVFNIIFKTLFEVGFIAGQYFLYGFQLQPLYRCDRWPCPNTVDCFISRPTEKTIFVIFMLAVACASLVLNMLEIYHLGWKKLKQGVTNHFSPEASEVRSMALDPLPRVSHPGPPSVSTGFLPYCTHPGCSPGQSRATKYPGTPPPAADFTVVSLKEAQGEGHPGKHNLLMTEQNWASPAAEQQTLGSKAFPAAFSPLGGEDTPGDGSGSSLEESALAVTPEEEEEQALATTVEMHNPPLLLLDPGRSSKASNRRAKPGDLAI